In a single window of the Hypanus sabinus isolate sHypSab1 chromosome 15, sHypSab1.hap1, whole genome shotgun sequence genome:
- the sparc gene encoding SPARC isoform X2, which yields MKAWIILFLCLAGKALAAPEEPVAEVEVVEETEPEALPVGANPVQVATGDFEETDDDTKKDIETENPCENFHCKRGKVCEVDENNEPMCVCQNPSTCPPSTVEFEKVCGTDNNTYDSACQLFASKCALEGTKKGHKLHLDYIGPCKFIQPCQDGELAEFPLRMRDWLKNVLVTLYERDNEQNNLLTEKQKMKVKKMYENEKRLQAGEHSVDLLAHDFEKNYNMFIFPVHWQFGQLDQHPADKYLSHSELAPLRAPLVPMEHCTTRFFQQCDADNDKYIALEEWAMCFGIKEEDIDGNLLI from the exons ATGAAGGCCTGGATCATTCTTTTCCTCTGCCTTGCAGGCAAGGCACTGGCTGCTCCT GAGGAACCTGTGGCTGAAGTGGAGGTTGTTGAGGAAACCGAACCAGAG GCATTGCCAGTCGGAGCAAATCCAGTCCAAGTTGCCACGGGAGATTTTGAAGAAACTGACGATGATACCAAGAAGGATATTGAAACTGAAA ATCCATGTGAGAACTTCCACTGCAAACGAGGGAAGGTATGCGAGGTTGATGAGAACAATGAGCCCATGTGTGTCTGCCAGAATCCATCAACTTGTCCACCCAGCACTGTTGAATTTGAGAAG GTGTGTGGCACTGATAACAACACCTACGATAGTGCCTGCCAACTCTTTGCATCCAAATGTGCATTGGAGGGCACCAAAAAGGGCCATAAGCTCCATCTGGACTACATTGGACCATGCAAAT TCATTCAACCCTGCCAGGATGGTGAACTGGCTGAGTTCCCTCTACGCATGCGTGACTGGCTGAAAAACGTCCTGGTGACCCTCTATGAGCGTGACAATGAGCAAAACAATCTGCTGACTGAGAAGCAAAAGATGAAG GTGAAGAAGATGTATGAAAATGAGAAGCGTCTGCAGGCTGGAGAACACTCAGTGGACCTTCTGGCTCACGACTTTGAGAAGAACTACAACATGTTTATCTTCCCTGTTCACTGGCAATTTGGACAACTTGACCAACACCCAGCTGACAA GTACCTTTCTCACTCTGAGTTGGCTCCTCTCCGTGCTCCCCTTGTCCCAATGGAGCACTGCACCACTCGCTTCTTCCAGCAATGCGACGCAGACAATGACAAATACATTGCCCTGGAGGAGTGGGCCATGTGCTTCGGCATCAAAGAGG AGGATATTGACGGCAATCTTCTGATATAA
- the sparc gene encoding SPARC isoform X1 yields the protein MRSQNTKMKAWIILFLCLAGKALAAPEEPVAEVEVVEETEPEALPVGANPVQVATGDFEETDDDTKKDIETENPCENFHCKRGKVCEVDENNEPMCVCQNPSTCPPSTVEFEKVCGTDNNTYDSACQLFASKCALEGTKKGHKLHLDYIGPCKFIQPCQDGELAEFPLRMRDWLKNVLVTLYERDNEQNNLLTEKQKMKVKKMYENEKRLQAGEHSVDLLAHDFEKNYNMFIFPVHWQFGQLDQHPADKYLSHSELAPLRAPLVPMEHCTTRFFQQCDADNDKYIALEEWAMCFGIKEEDIDGNLLI from the exons ATGAG ATCTCAAAACACCAAAATGAAGGCCTGGATCATTCTTTTCCTCTGCCTTGCAGGCAAGGCACTGGCTGCTCCT GAGGAACCTGTGGCTGAAGTGGAGGTTGTTGAGGAAACCGAACCAGAG GCATTGCCAGTCGGAGCAAATCCAGTCCAAGTTGCCACGGGAGATTTTGAAGAAACTGACGATGATACCAAGAAGGATATTGAAACTGAAA ATCCATGTGAGAACTTCCACTGCAAACGAGGGAAGGTATGCGAGGTTGATGAGAACAATGAGCCCATGTGTGTCTGCCAGAATCCATCAACTTGTCCACCCAGCACTGTTGAATTTGAGAAG GTGTGTGGCACTGATAACAACACCTACGATAGTGCCTGCCAACTCTTTGCATCCAAATGTGCATTGGAGGGCACCAAAAAGGGCCATAAGCTCCATCTGGACTACATTGGACCATGCAAAT TCATTCAACCCTGCCAGGATGGTGAACTGGCTGAGTTCCCTCTACGCATGCGTGACTGGCTGAAAAACGTCCTGGTGACCCTCTATGAGCGTGACAATGAGCAAAACAATCTGCTGACTGAGAAGCAAAAGATGAAG GTGAAGAAGATGTATGAAAATGAGAAGCGTCTGCAGGCTGGAGAACACTCAGTGGACCTTCTGGCTCACGACTTTGAGAAGAACTACAACATGTTTATCTTCCCTGTTCACTGGCAATTTGGACAACTTGACCAACACCCAGCTGACAA GTACCTTTCTCACTCTGAGTTGGCTCCTCTCCGTGCTCCCCTTGTCCCAATGGAGCACTGCACCACTCGCTTCTTCCAGCAATGCGACGCAGACAATGACAAATACATTGCCCTGGAGGAGTGGGCCATGTGCTTCGGCATCAAAGAGG AGGATATTGACGGCAATCTTCTGATATAA